The DNA region TGTAGTAAGTTGTATAAATAATCTAAATATTAAATACTCTTATCAAGAGAGGCAGAGGGAATGGCCCTGTGACGCCTCAGCAACCTTCAATGGTTTTCACATTGAAAAGGTGCTAAATCCAGCAAGTTAATTACTAACTTGGGAGATGAGAAGAATGACGATGCTTATGCTGACAAAAGTCTTCTTCTTGTAAGAAGGCTTTTTTTGTTTTTATTTTAGGAGGGATTGTTGGATATGTATAACATTGACACAAAGCTTGCTCAAATCGGAAATCGCAGTGAGACGGTGACAGGCACCGTAAACCCGCCTGTTTATTTTTCTACCGCCTACCGCCATGAGGGAATTGGCCAATCAACGGGATTTGACTATTCCCGAACAGGAAATCCAACACGTCAGCTCTTGGAAAAAACAATTGCTGATTTGGAATGCGGTGACCAGGGATATGCTTGCAGTTCTGGAATGGCTGCCATTTTTACGATTTTGTCGTTATTTCAATCTGGTGATGAATGGTTAGTAAGTGAGGACTTATATGGCGGCACTTACCGCTTACTAGAACAAGGATATAAAAAATGGGGCTTGAAATCCCAGTATATTAATACGAATTGCCCTGATGAGATTGAAGGTAAAATTACTCCTCAAACGAAGGCAATCTTTCTTGAAACTCCCACCAATCCTCTTATGCAGCAAACCGATATTTCCGCGGTTTCAGAAATAGCTAAGAAGCACGGTATATTGCTGATTGTTGATAATACTTTTTACACTCCGCTTCTCCAGCAGCCGATAACACTTGGTGCAGATATCGTTATCCATAGCGCAACAAAGTACTTAGGCGGTCATAATGATGTGCTTTCTGGCCTAATTGTCGCTAAAGGAGAAAAACTCTGTGAGGCCCTCGCCTTCCATCATAACGGAGCAGGAGGAGTCCTTAGTCCGTTTGATTCATGGTTATTAATGCGTGGTATGAAGACTCTCTCCTTACGAATGGAAAGACATGAGAAAAATGCGAAGGCCATCATTCAGTTTCTTTCGGAGCAAAGCGCCGTTACCGATGTCCTTTACCCTGGAAGAGGCGGAATGGTCTCATTCAGATTAAAAGATGAAAACTGGATAAATCCCTTTTTAAAGAGTTTAAAATTAATTACCTTTGCCGAAAGCCTTGGTGGAACGGAAAGTTTCATTACTTACCCTGCAACACAGACTCACGCCGATATTCCTGAAGAAATTCGTATTCAATCAGGGGTTTGCAATCGACTCTTACGCTTTTCTGTTGGAATCGAGGATGCCCAAGACATCATTTCGGATCTTGATCAAGCTTTTGCCCATTTAAAAGAAGGAGTGAGTATAAATGAACAATAACGAATTTACTTTTGAAACCAGGCTCCTTCATAACCGTCATAAGATTGACCCAACGACTGGGGCGGTGAGTGTACCCATTCAACATGCATCGACCTTTCATCAATATGATATTGATCAGTTTGGAAAGTATGATTACAGCCGCAGTTTAAACCCGACGAGGGAAGCATTGGAAGATGTTATAGCTGAACTTGAAGGCGGGATTCGCGGGTTTGCCTTTTCTTCTGGGATGGCTGCAATCTCAACTGCCTTCCTGCTGCTTTCTTCAGGCGATCATGTTGTTATTACAGAGGATGTATATGGCGGTACGTTTCGTATGGTTACAGAAGTACTAACTCGCTTTGGTATCGAGCATACCTTTGTCGATATGACCGACCTGAATCAGGTCCAAGCAGCCATTCAGCCGAATACAAAGGCTTTCTATATGGAAACACCTTCAAATCCTTTACTAAAAGTAGCAGACATTAGGGCCATTTGTAATCTGGCAAAGGAAGTTCAGGCATTAACCTTTATCGACAATACCTTCCTCACCCCTGCTTTGCAAAAACCATTAGAGCTGGGTGCAGATATTGTTCTTCACAGCGCAACCAAATTTTTATCGGGTCACAGTGATGTTGTCGCAGGACTTGCAGTTGTAAAAGACGAGGAATTAGGAAAGAGACTTGGCTATTTACAAAACGCGTTTGGAGCTGTCCTTGGTGTTCAGGATGCCTGGCTCGTTTTAAGAGGATTGAAAACTCTGTCTGTCAGGCTCGAACAATCGCAAAAATCAGCTCAAATACTTGCAGATTTTTTAAGTTCTCATCCTATGATTAAAGAAGTATATTATCCAGGTCTAAAAAACCACCCTCAGTATGAATTACAGCAGGTTCAAGCGCTTGGTGCAGGGGCTGTACTCTCTTTCGAACTTGCCGATGAAGAGGCGGTCAGAACATTTGTTGCAAATGTAAAAATCCCTGTCTTCGCGGTTAGTCTCGGTGCAGTGGAGTCAATTTTATCGTATCCTGCAAAAATGTCTCATGCTGCTATGCCGCAAACAGAAAGAGAAAAACGAGGGATTTCCAATAGTTTATTGCGTTTTTCGGCAGGTCTCGAAAATCCAAACGATTTAATCCTGGACATTTCTCAAGCACTAGGAAAAGTTTCCGAGTCACAGCTTGCCTTACACCAAGGAGAACATTTATGAGTCTACTAGAAAAATTAGAAAAGCAAATTTTAATTGCAGATGGTGCAATAGGTACCCTTCTCTACTCCTTTGGAACAGATAGTTGTTTTGAGGAACTAAACCTTTCTCATCCAGAAAAAATACAGTCTATTCATAAAGCCTATCTTGATGCTGGGGCTGATGTGATACAAACCAACACCTATGCCGCCAATTATTTAAAATTGCAAAGATACGGGCTTGAAGATTCTGTAAAAGAAATCAATAGCGCTGCCGTCCGCAATGCAAAAATAGCCATAGGTAAGAATGCTTTTATCCTTGGTACCATGGGTGGCAATCGCGGCATTAAGCCCACTTCCATCTCAATGGAAGAATTAAAACGGAGCTTCCGCGAACAATTGTATTGCCTCTTATTAGAAGGGGTGGATGGATTATTACTCGAAACCTACTACGATCTCGAGGAACTGGAAACAGTCCTCGCCATTGCCCGAAAAGAAACAAGGTTACCGATTATCGCCCAGGTTTCCTCTCAAGAGCCAGGATTCTTACAAGATCGGACACCCATTAATGATGCATTTAAACGCCTTGAAAACCTTGGGGCAGATGTAATTGGACTAAATTGCCGGCTTGGTCCGCATCATATGCTAGAATCACTTGAACGGATTGAACTCCCGGCTCATGCCTATCTTTCTGCCTATCCGAATGCTAGTCTTCCTACTTATACCGATGGGAAA from Neobacillus sp. FSL H8-0543 includes:
- a CDS encoding methionine biosynthesis PLP-dependent protein, with product MYNIDTKLAQIGNRSETVTGTVNPPVYFSTAYRHEGIGQSTGFDYSRTGNPTRQLLEKTIADLECGDQGYACSSGMAAIFTILSLFQSGDEWLVSEDLYGGTYRLLEQGYKKWGLKSQYINTNCPDEIEGKITPQTKAIFLETPTNPLMQQTDISAVSEIAKKHGILLIVDNTFYTPLLQQPITLGADIVIHSATKYLGGHNDVLSGLIVAKGEKLCEALAFHHNGAGGVLSPFDSWLLMRGMKTLSLRMERHEKNAKAIIQFLSEQSAVTDVLYPGRGGMVSFRLKDENWINPFLKSLKLITFAESLGGTESFITYPATQTHADIPEEIRIQSGVCNRLLRFSVGIEDAQDIISDLDQAFAHLKEGVSINEQ
- the metC gene encoding cystathionine beta-lyase; protein product: MNNNEFTFETRLLHNRHKIDPTTGAVSVPIQHASTFHQYDIDQFGKYDYSRSLNPTREALEDVIAELEGGIRGFAFSSGMAAISTAFLLLSSGDHVVITEDVYGGTFRMVTEVLTRFGIEHTFVDMTDLNQVQAAIQPNTKAFYMETPSNPLLKVADIRAICNLAKEVQALTFIDNTFLTPALQKPLELGADIVLHSATKFLSGHSDVVAGLAVVKDEELGKRLGYLQNAFGAVLGVQDAWLVLRGLKTLSVRLEQSQKSAQILADFLSSHPMIKEVYYPGLKNHPQYELQQVQALGAGAVLSFELADEEAVRTFVANVKIPVFAVSLGAVESILSYPAKMSHAAMPQTEREKRGISNSLLRFSAGLENPNDLILDISQALGKVSESQLALHQGEHL